One window from the genome of Cryptomeria japonica chromosome 6, Sugi_1.0, whole genome shotgun sequence encodes:
- the LOC131069954 gene encoding uncharacterized protein LOC131069954, with the protein MSTLVDDERRMLNAIGQYLLGEEYMTNAPSTATPEEQQASEESEPSLEMRNPENKGSRLWLGSYDTAKAAAAAYDRKAFEIRGSKAILNFPLNVESRQYVDPFSHPFSSHSPSNIPKKWKTQGKDEELMVDAPGDFGEPEKTGEVFVEEVIPVLGADKTTRLASFAVAKANVAEPRGYINGRQLPTPESLLSKKKKAATAISFQSRKRQKKRAVVMMSTTTEDEGNLWSAVIHYLPGYQFNSCNTTSVPLQTAATVLADKEKRYSPNSRPSFSQEENERENKREEKHYRGVKLVKSCRKYAAEIRDTEKKGSRLWLGSFDTAEAAAAAYDRAAFQMRSSRAILNFPLNVESGMYLDIFSHTSSSHTPSNIPNQKKRKRLDKAQASQEIGSDNP; encoded by the exons ATGAGCACACTAGTGGACGACGAAAGGAGAATGTTGAATGCAATTGGTCAGTATTTGCTGGGGGAAGAATACATGACGAACGCCCCTTCCACTGCCACTCCGGAGGAACAACAAGCTTCTGAAGAAAGCGAGCCAAGCTTGG AGATGCGAAACCCAGAGAACAAGGGTTCCAGACTTTGGCTTGGCAGCTATGACACAGCAAAAGCGGCCGCAGCGGCATATGACCGCAAGGCTTTCGAAATCCGCGGTTCAAAGGCTATCCTCAATTTCCCTCTAAATGTTGAGTCCAGACAGTATGTGGATCCGTTTTCTCACCCCTTCTCTTCACACTCTCCATCTAACATACCGAAGAAATGGAAGACACAAGGGAAAGATGAAG agctaatgGTTGATGCTCCTGGAGATTTTGGAGAGCCAGAAAAAACTGGTGAAGTGTTTGTAGAAGAG GTGATACCGGTGCTTGGAGCAGACAAAACAACAAGGCTGGCCAGTTTTGCT GTCGCCAAAGCAAATGTAGCAGAACCAAGAGGCTACATAAATGGAAGGCAACTGCCCACTCCGGAATCACTGTTGTCGAAGAAGAAAAAG GCCGCCACAGCAATATCATTCCAGAGCCGTAAGAGACAAAAAAAAAGAGCCGTGGTGATGATGAGCACAACAACAGAGGACGAGGGCAATTTGTGGAGTGCCGTTATACACTATTTGCCTGGTTATCAATTCAACTCTTGTAATACCACGAGTGTCCCTTTACAAACAGCCGCAACAGTTTTGGCGGACAAGGAGAAACGATATTCTCCAAATAGCAGGCCAAGCTTCTCGCAAGAAGAAAATGAAAGggaaaacaaaagagaagaaaagCATTACAGGGGAGTGAAGCTCGTTAAGTCTTGCCGTAAATATGCTGCAGAGATTCGAGACACAGAAAAAAAGGGCTCAAGACTTTGGCTCGGTAGTTTTGATACGGCAGAAGCAGCTGCAGCGGCATATGATCGTGCGGCTTTCCAAATGCGCAGTTCCAGAGCTATTCTCAACTTCCCTCTCAACGTTGAGTCTGGCATGTATCTGGATATCTTTTCTCATACCTCTTCTTCTCATACTCCATCAAACATTCCAaatcaaaagaagagaaaaaggttAGATAAAGCTCAAGCATCCCAAGAAATTGGTTCTGATAATCCATAG